A region from the Bacteroidales bacterium genome encodes:
- a CDS encoding glutamate--tRNA ligase, with amino-acid sequence MKDVRVRFAPSPTGPLHIGGVRTALYNYLFARKSGGKFILRIEDTDQGRFVPGAEQYIVESLSWCGIQFDEGVHIGGPHTPYRQSERKDLYRKYADQLIESGRAYYAFDTPEQLDALRKEYETRKETFQYGPSTRTGLYNSLSMPDTQVQELLDSGTHYVIRIRIPENETIQVNDLIRGLVSVESSLLDDKVLFKSDGMPTYHLANVVDDYLMKISHVIRGEEWLPSAPLHVLLYRYLGWENQMPEFAHLPLLLKPDGNGKLSKRDGDRLGFPVFPLRWTDPFSKEVSSGYRESGYLPEAFMNMLALLGWHLDSDKEIFSMDELIESFSIDRCSKSGAKFDPEKAKWFNHHYLSSLAPEKLASYLKPILDEKGIKSEDAYIVKVCQMIHDRASLIPDLYDQSWFFFNDPESYDEKVALKIWKPDTKAILTDFIELINDIEPFTAENIESSSKLFVQEKGIGMGQLMSPFRLCVVGTSAGPGMFEMAELIGKKRIIQRIRQGINLINI; translated from the coding sequence ATGAAAGATGTCAGGGTACGTTTTGCCCCCAGTCCAACGGGTCCCCTTCATATAGGAGGCGTTCGCACAGCACTATATAATTATCTCTTTGCACGAAAATCGGGGGGTAAATTTATTTTACGAATTGAAGATACTGACCAGGGTCGTTTTGTACCAGGCGCTGAGCAATATATTGTGGAATCACTGAGCTGGTGCGGAATTCAATTTGATGAAGGTGTACATATTGGTGGGCCTCATACCCCCTACCGTCAAAGTGAAAGAAAGGATTTATACCGGAAATATGCTGATCAGCTTATTGAATCCGGTCGTGCCTATTATGCCTTTGATACACCAGAACAACTGGATGCATTAAGAAAGGAATATGAGACGAGAAAAGAAACTTTCCAATACGGGCCATCAACACGAACAGGACTATATAACTCACTGTCAATGCCTGATACGCAGGTTCAGGAATTACTAGATTCAGGAACACATTATGTGATAAGGATCCGCATTCCTGAAAATGAGACAATCCAGGTAAATGATCTTATCAGGGGATTGGTTTCTGTTGAATCCTCTTTATTAGACGATAAAGTACTTTTCAAATCTGATGGCATGCCTACCTATCACCTGGCGAATGTGGTAGACGATTATCTGATGAAGATAAGCCATGTAATCCGAGGTGAGGAGTGGTTACCATCAGCACCGTTGCATGTTCTTCTTTATCGGTACCTTGGATGGGAGAATCAAATGCCTGAATTTGCCCATTTACCCTTGTTACTGAAACCTGATGGGAATGGAAAGCTAAGTAAGCGGGATGGTGATCGACTGGGATTCCCGGTATTTCCACTACGCTGGACTGATCCTTTTAGCAAGGAAGTGTCATCAGGATACAGGGAATCAGGGTATTTACCTGAAGCCTTTATGAATATGCTGGCCCTATTGGGATGGCACCTTGATTCAGACAAGGAAATATTTTCCATGGATGAGTTAATTGAATCATTTTCTATTGATCGTTGCAGTAAATCAGGGGCAAAATTTGATCCTGAAAAGGCAAAATGGTTTAATCATCATTATTTATCCTCGCTGGCACCTGAAAAGCTGGCATCCTATCTAAAACCTATTTTGGATGAAAAAGGAATTAAATCTGAAGATGCATATATTGTTAAAGTCTGTCAGATGATTCACGACCGGGCTAGCCTGATTCCTGATCTCTATGACCAATCCTGGTTCTTTTTCAATGATCCTGAAAGCTATGATGAGAAAGTAGCATTAAAAATCTGGAAACCTGATACGAAAGCCATACTTACTGATTTTATTGAGCTAATTAATGATATCGAGCCCTTTACAGCAGAAAACATTGAATCTTCCTCTAAATTATTCGTACAAGAAAAGGGAATCGGCATGGGACAGCTTATGAGTCCTTTCAGACTATGTGTGGTGGGTACAAGTGCCGGTCCGGGAATGTTCGAAATGGCTGAATTAATAGGCAAAAAAAGGATTATACAAAGAATCAGGCAAGGAATCAATCTTATTAACATTTGA
- the ybeY gene encoding rRNA maturation RNase YbeY, producing the protein MIHFASQEVKIELKSKTILKAWIRDIIKGQGKSVGEISYVFCSDAFLAEMNKKYLNHLSLTDIITFNYNENNKISGDIFISIERVKENALKYSGSFDAELYRVMAHGVLHLLGFKDKSKADKEEMRNREDECLSVISQQISV; encoded by the coding sequence ATGATTCATTTTGCCAGTCAGGAAGTAAAAATTGAACTTAAATCCAAGACTATTTTAAAAGCCTGGATTCGGGATATCATTAAAGGACAAGGGAAATCGGTAGGTGAAATCAGCTACGTTTTTTGCTCGGATGCATTTCTGGCTGAAATGAATAAAAAGTATCTTAACCATCTTTCATTAACGGATATCATTACTTTCAATTACAATGAAAATAATAAAATCTCGGGAGATATCTTTATCAGTATTGAAAGGGTGAAGGAAAATGCTTTAAAATACTCAGGTTCCTTTGATGCAGAACTCTACAGGGTGATGGCTCACGGGGTTTTACATTTACTTGGATTTAAAGATAAATCGAAAGCAGATAAAGAAGAAATGAGGAATAGGGAAGACGAATGTTTGAGTGTTATTTCACAGCAAATATCTGTCTAA
- the mnmG gene encoding tRNA uridine-5-carboxymethylaminomethyl(34) synthesis enzyme MnmG, with product MFKEYDVIVVGAGHAGCEAAAAASKLGSSVLLITMNMGTIAQMSCNPAMGGIAKGQIVREIDALGGFSGIITDKTMIQFRMLNRSKGPAMWSPRAQSDRMRFAEAWRMQLEDLENIDFWQDTVTAVEVKEGSIKGVYTSMGQHISAKAVVLTNGTFLNGIIHIGLKSFGGGRIGERSAQGLTENLVSLGFESRRMKTGTPVRIDGRSIDFSRMQEQKGDEIPGKFSYSNTTPLTEQRSCFITYTSPEVHEVLKTGFEMSPMFSGRIEGVGPRYCPSIEDKINRFADKTRHQLFVEPEGWNTVEYYLNGFSSSLPEDIQVKALHKIEGLEKAKIFRPGYAIEYDYFPPVQLNYTLETRLVKNLFFAGQINGTTGYEEAAAQGLMAGINASLNVRKRDPFILKRSDAYIGVLIDDLINKGVDEPYRMFTSRAEYRILLRQDNADLRLTEKSYQIGLASEEQLSRVNHKKAAIAKLTSFLIEQNVQPEDINHLLEKVETAPIRQRSRLNALLLRPQITLNHLMEHVESLKTFMKLHHFDDPEIIEETEILLKYESYISKEQEMAEKLSKFEDISLKSDFDYKAITSLSFEAREKLSRNRPETIGQASRISGVSPSDVAVLLVFLGR from the coding sequence TTGTTTAAAGAATATGATGTTATAGTAGTAGGGGCGGGGCATGCCGGTTGTGAAGCTGCAGCGGCTGCTTCAAAACTGGGTTCTTCGGTATTGCTGATTACGATGAATATGGGTACTATTGCCCAGATGTCATGCAATCCTGCTATGGGAGGAATTGCCAAAGGGCAAATAGTGCGGGAAATTGATGCATTAGGTGGTTTCTCAGGAATTATTACTGATAAGACCATGATTCAGTTTCGAATGCTGAATCGTTCAAAAGGTCCGGCGATGTGGAGTCCAAGGGCTCAAAGTGACAGAATGCGGTTTGCTGAAGCGTGGAGAATGCAACTTGAGGACCTGGAAAATATAGATTTTTGGCAAGATACTGTAACAGCAGTGGAGGTGAAAGAAGGCTCCATTAAGGGTGTTTATACCTCAATGGGGCAACATATTTCAGCAAAAGCTGTGGTATTGACCAATGGAACATTTCTGAATGGAATTATTCATATTGGATTAAAATCTTTCGGTGGAGGTAGGATAGGGGAGCGTTCTGCTCAAGGATTAACTGAAAACCTGGTTTCACTTGGTTTTGAATCCAGAAGAATGAAAACAGGAACGCCTGTCAGAATAGATGGTAGATCTATAGATTTTTCCAGGATGCAGGAGCAGAAAGGGGATGAAATTCCAGGAAAGTTTTCATATTCTAATACCACTCCGCTGACTGAACAAAGAAGTTGTTTTATTACCTATACGAGTCCGGAAGTGCATGAAGTACTCAAAACAGGTTTTGAGATGTCACCCATGTTTTCAGGCAGAATTGAAGGGGTTGGACCGAGGTATTGTCCTTCTATTGAAGATAAAATAAACCGTTTTGCAGATAAAACCAGGCATCAGCTTTTTGTTGAACCTGAAGGCTGGAATACTGTAGAATACTATCTGAACGGATTCTCCTCTTCTTTGCCGGAAGATATTCAAGTGAAAGCATTGCATAAGATTGAAGGTCTTGAAAAAGCAAAAATCTTTCGACCCGGATATGCTATTGAATATGATTATTTCCCACCGGTTCAACTAAACTATACCCTGGAGACCAGGTTAGTAAAGAACCTCTTTTTCGCAGGCCAAATCAATGGAACAACCGGATATGAGGAGGCTGCGGCACAGGGATTAATGGCTGGAATAAATGCAAGTTTGAATGTTAGAAAAAGGGATCCTTTTATTTTGAAACGTTCAGATGCATATATAGGTGTATTAATTGATGACCTGATAAATAAAGGTGTTGATGAGCCTTACCGGATGTTCACGTCACGGGCCGAATACCGTATCCTATTACGACAGGATAATGCTGATTTACGATTAACAGAAAAGAGCTATCAGATTGGCCTGGCTTCGGAGGAACAGTTGTCTAGAGTTAATCATAAAAAAGCGGCAATTGCGAAGCTTACCTCTTTCCTGATAGAGCAAAATGTTCAGCCAGAGGATATCAATCACTTATTGGAAAAAGTTGAAACCGCTCCCATTCGTCAAAGAAGTAGATTAAATGCCCTCTTACTTAGACCTCAGATTACACTAAATCATCTGATGGAACATGTAGAGAGCTTAAAAACATTTATGAAACTGCATCATTTTGACGACCCGGAAATCATTGAAGAAACTGAAATCCTGTTAAAATATGAGAGCTACATTTCAAAAGAGCAGGAGATGGCAGAGAAGCTTTCGAAATTCGAAGATATCAGCTTGAAAAGTGATTTTGATTACAAAGCGATTACTTCATTATCATTTGAAGCTCGTGAGAAATTAAGTAGAAATCGACCAGAAACAATTGGTCAAGCTTCCAGGATTAGTGGAGTTTCTCCTTCAGATGTAGCCGTTCTTTTAGTTTTTTTGGGTCGATAA
- a CDS encoding class I SAM-dependent methyltransferase: MELITSCIICGSNQLNPYLSCKDSFLSGEIFKIQQCKGCGFIFTNPRPLPADLGKYYQSSEYISHSNAKKGVFNQVYQQIRKYTLSQKFNLIGKYAKGNHILDVGCATGEFLNYMKSRGWKTTGVEPDEQVRQKAKETYHLDVFDESQVSIMKDDSFDVITLWHVLEHVADLPGRMKELNRLLKPGGILIIAVPNSNSPDAAFYKENWAAYDVPRHLYHFSEKSMKMLLEKFSFSSIEILPMKFDSYYVSLLSEKYIHGNMRWIHGFWNGFCSNWKARKKRNHSSLIFVSKKK; encoded by the coding sequence ATGGAGTTAATAACCTCGTGTATCATTTGTGGTTCAAATCAATTAAACCCCTATTTATCCTGTAAAGACTCGTTTCTGTCAGGGGAAATCTTCAAAATTCAACAATGTAAGGGCTGTGGATTTATATTTACCAATCCCAGACCTCTGCCTGCTGATCTGGGGAAATATTACCAGTCTTCAGAATATATATCTCATTCTAATGCTAAAAAAGGTGTTTTTAACCAGGTCTATCAGCAGATCAGGAAGTATACTTTATCTCAAAAATTTAATCTCATTGGTAAGTATGCAAAAGGAAACCATATCCTTGATGTTGGATGTGCAACCGGAGAATTTCTGAATTATATGAAATCCAGAGGTTGGAAAACAACCGGTGTGGAACCTGATGAACAAGTCAGACAAAAAGCAAAGGAAACCTATCATCTTGATGTATTTGACGAATCACAGGTTTCGATTATGAAAGATGATAGTTTTGATGTCATCACCCTTTGGCATGTTCTGGAACATGTAGCCGATCTACCCGGAAGAATGAAGGAACTCAACCGATTATTAAAACCTGGAGGAATTCTAATAATTGCCGTACCAAATTCAAACTCTCCGGATGCTGCTTTTTATAAAGAAAACTGGGCAGCTTATGATGTCCCCCGACATTTATATCATTTTTCAGAAAAAAGCATGAAAATGCTCCTGGAAAAATTTTCATTCAGCAGCATTGAAATTTTACCAATGAAATTTGATTCATATTATGTAAGTTTACTTAGTGAAAAATATATCCATGGAAACATGCGGTGGATACATGGGTTTTGGAATGGATTTTGCTCAAATTGGAAGGCAAGGAAAAAAAGGAACCATTCAAGCCTCATTTTCGTCTCAAAAAAGAAATAA
- a CDS encoding HAMP domain-containing protein — MHEISNLSIHLNKPEFLKQNEFKRKYEKELSEFGRIFLIYKNDSLISWSDNSSLIPSIHDKRIQSGAIIFGGNGYYQVGIQKTGLFTIYGLQLIKNEYRYKNDYLPQGFYKKFNAPKGTEISLKPSMNNIIDAKGNFLFSISTEESHPIQSYLMFLIFTLYVTSFLCLISALFTAYRFIMKLWGHRVLLLIFFVLDVLLLRAIQFYFQFPSSLYSLELFNPVYFAASDWLPSLGDLLINSALFLQITYFLFKYVPSELLKNKRSYFINILAFILCIGALLALFEILYSVLRSLILNSSIPLQFYNILSLSEYSFAALFVIGVASLSFILLAEKLLNLSQALSLSKVTKVTISLTVLIIYIFWNWNSDQRNPMVGLFLALFIIIGLLYQPERKISLIHSGRRTVFLLILALIGTYYINVFVNLQELEQRKIVATHLAESRDKLAEYYYKLTINRIHQDKQIPLILEDSDNDSQRELKTIEYIQRKYFQGFWSKYHIQLTLCHPGKKLNINAFNQITECDIYFNDQIDQYLSPVDSSGLFFLNQSIDQTYYLGKTKLRKGSLLPEDDHTLYIEIDSRNASRGQGYPELLMDLSSAASESFSRYSYAFYNNNDLIRSVGKYSYSTENSKNLTLGNQLNFFYHNGYSHLIHKIDSHTTLIISKEKPGIADILAPFSYLFLTLLLLMGIIMIFAGKSFIFSNITLTFRVRLQIYIIAIILISSIIIGGVTLIYLNQLNFTKNKDIVNEKMNTVLVELENRYGNSNILNENLYDDLNVALMNLSNTNFTDINLFGLDGRLLASSREQIFDEGLISDYMNPSGLSMLLDEKRSFYIQKEKIGRYNYLSAYAPLRNFNNQLIGYLNLPYFSRQEDLRQEMSRLLATYANLYIMMIAIAVLLAVIISRYITRPLQLIRNQLGKIQLGRTNAKIVWKREDEIGDLVAEYNRMIDELSQSAELLARSEREIAWREMARQVAHEIKNPLTPIKLSMQHLIKAWDDHAPDWENRLKRFSQTLILQIDTLSAIASEFSDFAQMPRSNFQIIDIQGIISSSAQLFRDLDNVSIHYPAEANSYFVYADENQMLRVFNNLIKNSIQAIPQGKEGHIQIELVHENNQCLIKFTDNGSGIPNDQQTKIFSPNFTTKSAGMGLGLAMVKNIIDNSRGKIWFDSHPEEGTTFYILLPIAASV; from the coding sequence TTGCATGAAATTTCTAATCTTTCAATTCATTTAAATAAACCTGAATTTTTAAAACAAAATGAATTCAAGAGAAAGTATGAAAAAGAACTTTCTGAGTTTGGTAGAATTTTTCTTATTTATAAAAATGATAGTCTTATTTCCTGGTCTGACAACTCAAGCCTGATCCCATCGATTCATGATAAAAGGATTCAATCTGGTGCAATCATTTTTGGTGGCAACGGGTATTACCAGGTAGGAATTCAAAAAACCGGGCTTTTCACTATTTATGGGCTGCAATTGATAAAAAATGAATACCGGTACAAAAATGATTATCTGCCACAAGGATTCTATAAAAAATTCAACGCTCCGAAAGGTACCGAAATATCTTTAAAACCGTCAATGAATAACATTATTGACGCAAAAGGTAATTTCCTCTTCTCCATCAGTACTGAAGAATCTCATCCTATTCAGTCATACCTGATGTTTCTCATTTTTACTTTATATGTAACAAGTTTCTTATGCCTGATTTCAGCCTTGTTTACTGCTTACCGGTTTATCATGAAACTGTGGGGACATCGGGTTCTTTTACTTATATTCTTTGTGCTGGATGTCTTACTTCTTAGAGCAATTCAATTTTATTTCCAATTTCCATCTTCACTTTATTCCTTAGAATTATTTAATCCGGTCTACTTTGCCGCGTCTGACTGGTTACCCTCATTAGGAGACCTGCTGATTAATTCAGCCCTTTTCCTGCAAATAACCTATTTCCTGTTTAAGTATGTTCCCTCTGAGCTGCTAAAGAATAAAAGATCTTATTTCATCAATATCCTGGCTTTTATACTTTGCATAGGTGCACTGCTTGCATTGTTTGAAATTCTGTATTCAGTATTGAGAAGCCTGATTTTGAACTCAAGTATTCCCCTTCAGTTTTACAATATTCTAAGCTTGTCAGAGTATAGCTTTGCTGCATTATTTGTAATTGGAGTAGCTTCGCTTTCATTTATCCTGCTTGCCGAAAAACTGCTTAATTTAAGTCAAGCTCTTTCATTAAGCAAAGTTACGAAGGTCACAATTTCACTCACCGTATTAATCATTTATATCTTTTGGAACTGGAATTCAGATCAGAGAAATCCAATGGTTGGATTGTTTTTGGCTCTCTTCATAATTATCGGACTATTATATCAACCAGAAAGAAAAATATCATTGATCCACTCAGGAAGGAGAACAGTATTCCTGTTGATTTTAGCCCTGATTGGAACCTATTATATTAATGTATTTGTAAATCTTCAGGAATTGGAACAACGAAAAATCGTTGCTACCCATCTCGCTGAATCAAGAGATAAATTGGCAGAATATTATTACAAACTCACCATCAATAGAATCCACCAGGATAAGCAAATTCCATTAATATTGGAAGATTCTGACAATGATAGCCAAAGGGAACTTAAAACCATTGAGTATATTCAACGGAAATACTTCCAGGGCTTCTGGTCAAAATACCATATTCAATTGACTCTCTGCCATCCCGGGAAAAAGCTTAATATTAATGCCTTTAACCAAATTACGGAATGCGATATTTATTTCAATGATCAAATTGACCAATACCTTAGCCCCGTAGATTCATCCGGACTCTTTTTCCTGAATCAATCCATAGATCAAACTTATTACCTGGGGAAAACAAAACTTCGAAAAGGATCACTTTTACCTGAAGACGACCATACCCTCTATATCGAAATTGATTCCAGGAATGCAAGCCGGGGCCAGGGTTATCCTGAGTTATTAATGGATCTGTCATCGGCTGCTTCCGAAAGCTTTTCAAGATATTCGTATGCGTTTTATAATAATAATGACCTGATCAGAAGTGTTGGGAAATATTCTTATAGTACTGAGAATTCTAAAAACCTAACATTAGGGAACCAGTTAAATTTCTTCTATCATAACGGTTATTCTCACCTTATTCATAAAATTGATTCACACACAACCCTTATCATCAGCAAAGAAAAACCAGGCATTGCTGATATACTGGCACCATTTTCATACCTTTTTCTCACCCTCCTGTTACTTATGGGTATAATCATGATTTTTGCCGGTAAATCATTTATATTCAGTAATATAACACTTACTTTCAGGGTTCGGCTCCAAATCTATATTATTGCAATTATTCTTATTTCATCTATCATCATTGGAGGTGTAACATTGATATACCTCAATCAGTTGAATTTTACAAAGAACAAGGATATTGTCAACGAAAAAATGAATACAGTTCTGGTTGAACTGGAGAACAGGTATGGTAATTCAAATATATTGAATGAAAATCTGTATGATGATCTGAATGTAGCTTTAATGAACCTTTCAAACACCAATTTTACTGATATCAATCTGTTTGGTTTGGACGGCAGACTATTAGCCTCTTCAAGAGAACAAATCTTTGACGAAGGATTAATTTCTGATTATATGAATCCTTCAGGTCTCTCTATGTTGCTGGATGAGAAAAGATCATTTTACATCCAAAAAGAAAAGATCGGGCGATATAATTATCTTTCAGCCTATGCACCGCTGAGAAATTTCAACAATCAATTAATTGGTTATTTAAATCTCCCATATTTTTCGAGGCAGGAAGACTTAAGACAAGAGATGTCAAGGCTTCTGGCCACCTATGCCAATCTTTATATTATGATGATTGCCATAGCTGTTTTATTGGCTGTAATTATTTCCAGATATATTACCCGGCCGCTGCAACTTATTCGTAATCAGCTGGGTAAAATTCAACTGGGACGTACAAATGCGAAAATTGTTTGGAAACGCGAGGATGAAATAGGTGATCTTGTTGCAGAATACAACAGGATGATTGATGAGTTGTCGCAAAGCGCTGAATTGCTTGCACGCTCTGAAAGAGAAATTGCATGGAGAGAAATGGCCCGTCAGGTAGCTCATGAAATCAAAAATCCGTTAACTCCAATCAAGTTAAGCATGCAACACCTAATCAAAGCCTGGGATGATCATGCCCCTGATTGGGAAAACAGACTGAAACGATTTTCGCAGACATTAATCCTGCAAATTGACACTTTATCAGCAATTGCTTCTGAGTTCTCTGATTTTGCTCAAATGCCCAGATCAAATTTCCAGATAATTGATATCCAGGGCATTATATCTTCTTCAGCACAACTATTCAGAGATTTGGACAATGTTTCCATTCACTATCCGGCTGAAGCGAACAGTTATTTTGTGTATGCCGATGAAAATCAAATGCTTAGGGTGTTCAATAACCTGATTAAGAATTCTATTCAAGCGATTCCCCAGGGAAAAGAAGGCCATATTCAGATTGAACTCGTGCATGAGAATAATCAATGCCTGATTAAATTTACTGATAATGGCTCTGGGATTCCCAATGATCAGCAAACAAAGATTTTCTCACCAAACTTCACAACCAAATCAGCAGGTATGGGTTTAGGATTAGCGATGGTCAAGAATATTATTGATAATTCCCGGGGGAAAATATGGTTCGACTCACATCCCGAAGAAGGTACAACATTCTATATTTTGTTGCCCATTGCCGCATCAGTATAG
- a CDS encoding oligosaccharide flippase family protein codes for MNPIKQLASQTAIYGMSSIVARFINFFFVPIYTRILSPGNYGLASELLAYIALLQVILTYGLETGFFRFANKDKNEANHLFSTASTWILISSLIFSVFIFSVSGSISGAMGHPSIYLKYVALILSIDCFTAIYFAKLRFDNRPWMFAIFKSVKILSEVGFNLLLFFWLPAWFTKHPDSFLLKYISPTPDYGYILLAILLSAVISLILFFPQILRTPLRFSHQMWKKLMIYSLPLMIAGLPGIANDYVDRILFRYFSPDTSPWLDQLGIYSAVMKLAVFITLFVQMFRYAAEPFFFSSAEKDHMKQTYADVMKYFVILGLLLFLVIVFYADLFALILGKEFRSGMDVLPLVLLANILLGISFNLSMWYKLTEHTRYAIYITLIGLAVTVVIDIFFMPRFGYYAAAWSRLLSYIVMIVISYRLSLRFYPIPYNLRIIFLYFIAGIGLFAISILWQGLDLWIRLVLNTILIAIFGGFVIRMEKIKLHQVMVLMKLKK; via the coding sequence TTGAATCCGATCAAGCAGCTGGCTTCGCAAACGGCGATCTATGGGATGAGTTCCATAGTGGCCAGGTTCATTAATTTCTTTTTTGTTCCCATCTATACCCGCATATTGAGTCCGGGTAATTATGGCCTTGCAAGTGAATTACTCGCTTATATAGCTTTGTTGCAGGTAATTCTGACTTATGGCCTCGAAACAGGTTTTTTTCGTTTTGCAAACAAAGATAAAAATGAAGCCAATCATTTGTTTTCAACGGCTTCAACCTGGATATTGATTTCTTCATTAATATTTAGTGTCTTTATTTTCTCTGTTTCAGGTAGTATTTCTGGTGCTATGGGTCATCCTTCCATTTACCTGAAATATGTGGCATTGATTCTGAGTATTGATTGCTTTACGGCAATTTATTTCGCTAAGCTCCGATTTGACAATAGACCTTGGATGTTTGCCATTTTCAAATCTGTTAAAATACTATCAGAAGTAGGCTTTAATCTTCTTTTGTTTTTCTGGTTACCGGCATGGTTTACAAAGCATCCAGATTCCTTTCTGCTAAAGTATATTTCTCCTACCCCTGACTATGGCTATATACTCCTGGCTATTCTACTGAGTGCGGTAATATCCTTAATCCTGTTTTTCCCACAAATACTTAGGACTCCTCTACGATTCTCTCATCAGATGTGGAAGAAATTAATGATATACTCTCTTCCATTGATGATAGCCGGCTTACCAGGCATTGCCAATGACTATGTAGACAGGATTTTGTTCAGATATTTTTCCCCGGATACTTCTCCATGGCTTGATCAATTGGGTATCTACAGCGCTGTGATGAAACTGGCAGTTTTTATCACTTTGTTTGTGCAAATGTTTCGTTATGCAGCTGAACCCTTCTTTTTCTCTTCAGCAGAGAAAGACCATATGAAACAGACATATGCCGATGTCATGAAATACTTTGTAATTCTGGGCCTTCTGTTATTCCTGGTAATTGTTTTTTATGCCGATTTATTTGCCCTGATCCTTGGAAAAGAATTTCGGTCGGGAATGGATGTACTCCCATTAGTATTACTTGCCAATATTTTACTGGGAATATCGTTTAACTTATCAATGTGGTATAAATTGACTGAACATACCCGGTATGCGATCTATATCACATTAATCGGATTGGCTGTAACCGTTGTAATTGACATATTTTTTATGCCGAGGTTCGGTTATTATGCAGCAGCATGGAGCCGTTTACTGAGCTATATTGTAATGATCGTAATCAGTTACAGGCTAAGTCTTCGGTTTTATCCGATACCCTATAATCTCAGGATCATATTCCTGTATTTTATTGCTGGAATTGGATTATTTGCCATCAGTATATTATGGCAAGGGCTGGATTTATGGATCAGGCTTGTATTAAACACAATTTTAATTGCCATTTTCGGTGGATTCGTAATAAGGATGGAAAAAATTAAACTGCATCAAGTAATGGTCTTGATGAAATTAAAGAAGTAA
- the dut gene encoding dUTP diphosphatase, which yields MKIKVVNQSPFSLPEYATEHSAGLDLKANITEPIVLKPLARLMVPTGLFIELPEGFEAQVRPRSGLAAKHGISIVNSPGTIDPDYRGEIKVILINLSEIPFMLNPGERIAQMVIARFEHIQWNQVEELSQTTRGEGGFGHTGTH from the coding sequence ATGAAGATAAAAGTTGTTAATCAATCACCATTTTCCTTGCCTGAATATGCTACAGAGCATTCTGCCGGGCTGGATTTAAAGGCAAATATTACGGAACCCATTGTACTAAAACCACTAGCAAGGTTAATGGTTCCAACCGGCTTATTTATTGAACTTCCCGAAGGATTCGAAGCCCAGGTAAGGCCTCGCAGTGGTCTCGCTGCCAAACACGGGATTTCTATAGTAAATTCACCGGGTACCATTGATCCTGATTATAGAGGAGAGATAAAGGTTATCCTTATTAATTTATCCGAAATACCTTTCATGCTAAATCCCGGTGAGCGTATTGCGCAAATGGTTATTGCCCGGTTTGAACATATTCAGTGGAATCAGGTTGAGGAATTATCCCAAACAACTCGGGGAGAAGGAGGTTTTGGACATACAGGGACACATTGA